The DNA window tttttatatttttttaatgataaaaatattatttttcgtCAACAAAATGTAAACTTGTTGGCCAGGGACTTTCTTAACTTTGTATAGGTTTCTAACACggtaaaaatacatatttgctcctatagtaaaaaaaaaaaaatcattgtgttgctggataagaatattttaaggttttcaaattttaatgtaTAATGTAATAACGTctttaatatacaaaatataagCTTATCATTTGaaggtattttgatatttttcaaaaaaattttcaaacatttttaaTGCTTAAAACTGTTAGAGTGTGCCTAGCATATCCTAATGTGTGGATGACATTCAGGCAACGCGTGTGACGCCACCCAGTGAATGTAACTAGCATTTTGATGTCTCTCTAGATGCTTCATTGTGTCCTCTTTCATTTAGAGTGACACGTGGTACTTGACGGTGGTCGGATTGTCActactaacttactaactgtttgattttttctttttatttttctctctcataaCAAGTAATGTATATCATtgtcctatttattttttaattttcaatctcaGTATTCATtctattaatttgttatttcgtttcttttccatttataaaagtttttattctttttaatccaATCATTCAATTGCGATTCCTCATATGTTAGGTTTTTCATTtgagtcatttaaaaaaaaaaatttgttcttgatatttttgttgaggttttttttttcaatttcataattcaatcaaattttttgttgttttattttttacagtttaaccctcactctcttttttttcttttattaaaactatttttcaattcaattaaaccctctaattgaaaatttttatctctccaactaattttttttctcaccctcgtgttttttttttcaaactttttgtgtagttatttttttctttatagttttatatttctacatttaatttgttgggaATTCGGTTTTGTGCGGTTTTATTGAcctatattagtttttttaatactagttttgtgattatcttcaagtcttttttatgaatttaactcggtctcatgatccaagtcacgatttttgcatgtttttttaatataagatttttttagttgttctgttttgtttctattttatttttcaaggtattattctaattcatctatatttttttattcaaatgaagttttttttttaaaataaaaaaatattcctttttaaattatattgctGATGTGTTTGGCCTTGCGTAATATTTTTTACGGTATTAGTTTATTCAATTAGTTTCATTTgtgttttatcttttaagtcatgagttttttaggatatatatttattttttatttatttaaataaataagttcagtAAACTCAATCGAATTCATGtctcattttatattataaaatattttgacctTATTTACATTGACTTTTAAATttacatttcaaattttttatataaaaaaatattaaaacaacctacatatctgatatttttttaaaaaataattataaaccgTGGCCAGTTGTTATCTCTATTATTAAGGAGtgcaattaatttttgaaaactttttaccGTGGTTTCTACTTTCCAGGCTTATGCTCACTTCCTTCTTAACCGTGTCTAGCCCATCTAAGGTTGACCCAAAAGACGAAGCTTCAGCCCATATCGAACAAACCGGCCTACAAACCCAAATCATCCCTTCGTTCCTCGATCGCCACCACCACACCACCACCACGGATTCGTACCGGAGGACTTTTCTCCCTCTGTAAAATTTTGCGCCTTCTTCTAATCTCAGCTCTGCTCCAAAATTAGGGTTTACAATCAGAACAAAAatggagaaagagaagaagaacaaatACAGCATAATAGTGCCAACGTACAACGAGCGTCTCAACATTGCACTCATCGTTTATCTCATCTTCAAACACCTCCGGTTATTCCACTCTCgaattctctctttttctctatcATCATGATTTGATGGCATCAAAGTTTACTGCTTTCGGAAATTTTCTGCTTCGAATTCTGCTTATTTTAGCATagaaatgattaaattactGTGATCATCTGTGAGTTGCAAGGTTAATTAATGTAATTTGTGTTGTCATGACTGGATTAGGGATgttgattttgaaattattatcgtGGATGATGGGAGTCCTGATGGTACTCAAGAAGTTGTTAAACAGTTACAGCAAGTATATGGTGAAGATCACATTGTAAGTGTATCATGGCAATCAAAAGTTGACTCTTTTAGACCTTTTCAATGGGGTTGATCAATCTTTCGTTTTTGGGTTTGCTTGAGATGATAGTGTGTAATTAATTATCTCTGATTGGTTTTGATGAAGCAGTTGTTAAGACCTAGAGCGAAGAAGCTTGGACTAGGTAGGTAGCATTGTTTCTgtgtttgataaatttaataagaatCGAAAAAAACTGGTTCTTGATGTTTGTTTATGTTGCTAGGCACGGCTTACATTCATGGGTTGAAGCATGCGTCTGGGAATTTTGTTGTCATCATGGATGCTGATCTATCTCACCATGTAAGCATTACGCAATTGTTTTCACATGTTTAATATTTAGTTCTAACTTGTAACTTTTGAGTGATTGAAGCCTCTTGGTGGTGTCTATATTTATAGATGTCTACTAATAGAATTTTTTTCCTGGGATCTTCTGCATGTTGTTTGTGTATATCTTACTTGAAAATCCTGTCCTTTCCTAtagaaatgaatgaaaaattcaaacaGGAATGCATGATGGGCCATATGAGCTTTAGCTGCTTATTTAGCTTTTCCAAGCGTGCTCATGGTTGGAATTGGAAATGATAATAGTGGCTTGTTTTGTTAACCTGATCTGTGTGCTTTATATTTTGCAGCCAAAGTACTTGCCAAGCTTTATCAAGTAAGCAACCTTTTCCAATGTGCATGTATATGCTCTATACACTTATTTGCTCTTTCATTAGACCATAGGTGCCGATGTCCTAAAGTTTTCTGGCCTTTTCCCCATGATATGCCATTAGGAAACAGTTGGAGACTGGTGCAAGCATAGTTACTGGGACCCGATATGTTAAGGGTGGAGGCGTACATGGGTGGAATCTAAGGCGCAAGCTAACTAGTAGGGGAGCTAATGTTCTTGCTCAAACACTTCTGTGGCCTGGTGTATCTGATCTGACAGGATCTTTCAGGTATGAATTTTTGTAAGGTTTTCATTCATTTAGTGCCTGATACTTGGTGATTTAGAACTGAAATTACTTCTTTCTCGAAGACTTTATAAGAAATCAGTGCTTGAAGATATTATCAGTTCTGTGGTTAGCAAGGGATATGTCTTTCAAATGGAGATGATTGTTCGGGCTTCCAGAAAAGGCTACCATATTGAGGAGGTAGTGTTGTATTTCAAGTTATTGTGGTTTatcattaaaatcaatataCACGGACTGTTATTGTGTGCTTTGGTTCATTTCACGTCATACAATATTGTGACTGTTCTTGCCAACTTTGACTGGCCTGAGTTTTGAGAGTACGCTTTTCATGCACGTGTGGCTATGCATCTTGATTTATGCTTTCTTCATCTTGGTTGTGGCTTGAACAACTACATAGCCTAGGACATGCCAATAGTTTACCCTGTTCCATAAACGTTTCAATTCCCTGTTCATTTAGTGTATACTATATTCTTGTCATCATGCCTGTTGGAAAATAATATCTGTTGAACAGTAAAATTCCAATTGAATTCTGAATATTTAAAGATAGTGCTGGATAAACTCTAGATAATTCTGAAAGCTCTACAGTTTACAGCTTCTTTAAGTTGTATTGTTTCTTTTCTCTGTTAACAACCTCTATCTGTGTGGTTATTTATCTCACCCAATTTCTCTTTCATGTATGGTTATGTTGTTTGTGTTGAAATTTGTACTGTAGACTACTTGATAGTATTGTCCGAAGATCCTTGACTTTGGTTGATTCTGGTTTTGAATTTGGCTCAGGTCCCGATTACCTTCGTTGATAGAGTATTTGGGAGTTCAAAGCTAGGAGGATCTGAAATTGTCGAATATTTGAAAGGCCTTGCATATCTTCTAGTTACAACATAAGATACAACGCTGTTTACAAACACTATCAGTTTTGTACACCTTGTGCACTTCTGCACTTCCTGTTGCAATCTTAATAGCCATAATCATAGTTTTTTATACTTGCAAAAATCGCAATCCTTCTTAGTTCTGTAAAGATTTGTTGACTTCTTCCTCGTACTGTGATAGGTTTTGGATTCAAATTAGAATTATTATCATATCAACTCTTGTTTGatgatttttgtcaaaattCAAGGCATAATCATCACCAGCACTGAACAGATATATTGCTAGAATTTCAATGATTTTCCCCCTTTGATGCATGTTCCGTCCATGGTTGCTAAAATCTCTCCCAGCTACTGTAGTTATCCCCAAAATCCATGTCAGTCTTGAGAGTATTGAGGCAGGTGCTGCTGACTTGTTGGAAAAATGAAAGCAAGCCAAGCTGGGAGAATATTAAATGAGACCGTTCTTCACAAATTATCAAGATACGTAAATTATTTACTAGTTACACggtattttgtttgtttttatattttttttaaaaaatattttttttaaaaattgaatatatatatatttttttactttaaattaatattttttttatattttaaattaatattatttgatgtttttagattattttatatgctatattaaaaa is part of the Populus trichocarpa isolate Nisqually-1 chromosome 2, P.trichocarpa_v4.1, whole genome shotgun sequence genome and encodes:
- the LOC7496860 gene encoding dolichol-phosphate mannosyltransferase subunit 1 isoform X1; protein product: MEKEKKNKYSIIVPTYNERLNIALIVYLIFKHLRDVDFEIIIVDDGSPDGTQEVVKQLQQVYGEDHILLRPRAKKLGLGTAYIHGLKHASGNFVVIMDADLSHHPKYLPSFIKKQLETGASIVTGTRYVKGGGVHGWNLRRKLTSRGANVLAQTLLWPGVSDLTGSFRLYKKSVLEDIISSVVSKGYVFQMEMIVRASRKGYHIEEVVLYFKLLWFIIKINIHGLLLCALVHFTSYNIVTVLANFDWPEF
- the LOC7496860 gene encoding dolichol-phosphate mannosyltransferase subunit 1 isoform X2, which produces MEKEKKNKYSIIVPTYNERLNIALIVYLIFKHLRDVDFEIIIVDDGSPDGTQEVVKQLQQVYGEDHILLRPRAKKLGLGTAYIHGLKHASGNFVVIMDADLSHHPKYLPSFIKKQLETGASIVTGTRYVKGGGVHGWNLRRKLTSRGANVLAQTLLWPGVSDLTGSFRLYKKSVLEDIISSVVSKGYVFQMEMIVRASRKGYHIEEVPITFVDRVFGSSKLGGSEIVEYLKGLAYLLVTT